The Daucus carota subsp. sativus chromosome 7, DH1 v3.0, whole genome shotgun sequence genome window below encodes:
- the LOC108196328 gene encoding DNA topoisomerase 3-beta isoform X2 produces MFSDFPAAYQDWTATDPLTLFQAPVLKTESNPKAHIRKHLSQEARGCGHLVLWLDCDREGENICFEVIDCTGFHTTDDRKIYRARFSSVTEKDIKKAMNNLVAPNRDEALAVDARQEIDLKVGVAFTRFQTSYFQGKYGNLDSSVISYGPCQTPTLGFCVQRYLQINTFKPEKFWAVHPYIIHNGYELKLEWERIRLFDPDVAEMFRVLIVDDGLVEVTGISEKQETKVRPSGLNTVNLLKVASSSLGFGPQLAMQLAERLYTQGFISYPRTESTAYPSSFDYRGALEVLKNNSVFGSHVQTLLANGYVKPRSGTDVGDHPPITPMRSASEDMLGYDAWRVYQYVCQHFLGTLSPDCKYIRTKIDFSVAGESFYCSGQNVTVKGFTSLMPWLAVSEKSLPRLSKGEKIELTKVELYEGNTAPPDYLSESELISLMEKNGIGTDASIPVHINNISERNYVQVQAGRRLIPTALGVSLIRGYQCIDPDLCLPDIRSFIEKQITLVSKGQADYSLVVRHVLAQFQQKFSYFVKKIENMDSLFEAQFSPLSDSGRMLSKCGKCLRYMKYISSLPSRLFCGTCEEVYYVPQKGTIKLYKEITCPLDNFELLIFSMAGPDGKSFPLCPYCYNNPPFEGIDTLFGASKAGSTGKLGKGAGMPCFMCPHPTCRHSLIAQGVCACPECSGTLVLDPVSAPKWRLYCNMCNCLVFLPEGAHRITTTRERCVECESTILEVDFNKKTTPLKDGATLYTGCILCDDLLHSMIEMKHGKSFFKRTGGRGRGRGRGRGHSSRGRGGRKLQDPKMSFRDF; encoded by the exons ATGTTTTCAG ATTTTCCAGCCGCTTATCAAGATTGGACAGCAACGGACCCTCTTACACTTTTCCAAGCACCTGTGTTGAAGACAGAATCAAATCCAAAG GCTCATATCCGTAAACATTTAAGTCAAGAAGCTCGTGGCTGTGGACATTTAGTATTATGGTTAGATTGTGATCGTGAAGGAgaaaatatatgttttgaag tCATTGACTGCACTGGATTTCATACAACCGATGACAGAAAAATTTATCGTGCGCGTTTTTCTTCTGTAACTGAAAAAGACATTAAAAAGGCAATGAACAACCTTGTTGCACCCAACAGAGACGAGGCCTTGGCTGTCGATGCTCGCCAGGAAATAGATTTGAAAGTCGGCGTTGCATTTACTCGATTTCAGACCAGCTATTTCCAAGGAAAATACGGAAATCTTGATTCAAGTGTTATCTC CTATGGGCCTTGCCAAACTCCTACACTTGGATTTTGTGTGCAACGTTACCTTCAAATAAATACATTCAAGCCAGAAAAGTTTTGGGCCGTGCATCCTTACATTATTCACAACGGATATGAGCTTAAGTTAGAATGGGAGCGTATCAGATTGTTTGACCCGGAT GTTGCAGAGATGTTTCGAGTTTTAATAGTGGACGATGGACTTGTTGAAGTTACTGGCATTTCAGAAAAGCAGGAGACCAAAGTTCGCCCTTCTGGCCTTAATACAGTTAACCTTTTGAAG GTTGCTTCAAGTTCGTTAGGCTTTGGTCCTCAATTAGCTATGCAACTAGCTGAGCGTTTGTATACTCAAGGTTTTATCAG CTATCCACGTACTGAGAGCACTGCGTATCCTTCATCATTTGATTATAGAGGAGCACTAGAAGTACTAAAGAACAATTCAGTTTTTGGTTCTCATGTGCAGACGCTACTAGCTAATGGCTACGTCAAGCCACGCTCAGGGACTGATGTAGGTGACCACCCTCCCATAACTCCAATGCGGTCAGCTTCGGAGGATATGCTAGGATATGATGCTTGGAGAGTATACCAGTATGTCTGTCAACATTTTCTTGGTACCTTATCTCCTGATTGCAAATATATCAG AACCAAAATTGATTTTTCAGTTGCTGGAGAATCCTTTTACTGCTCAGGGCAGAATGTTACAGTTAAAGGATTCACATCACTCATGCCCTGGTTGGCAGTAAGTGAGAAAAGTCTTCCTCGGCTTTCTAAAGGGGAGAAAATAGAACTTACAAAAGTTGAGTTGTATGAG GGAAACACAGCGCCTCCAGACTACCTTAGTGAGAGTGAGCTGATCTCCTTAATGGAGAAGAATGGAATTGGGACAGACGCATCAATTCCTGTACATATTAACAACATTAGTGAACGGAATTACGTCCAG GTACAGGCTGGAAGAAGGTTGATTCCAACTGCCTTGGGTGTCAGCTTAATAAGGGGCTACCAATGTATTGATCCAGATCTTTGTTTACCCGACATTAGGAGTTTTATAGAGAAACAGATAACCCTTGTGTCTAAAGGCCAGGCTGACTATTCTCTTGTTGTGCGGCATGTACTAGCCCAATTCCAGCAAAAGTTTAGTTACTTTGTGAAGAAG ATTGAAAACATGGATTCACTGTTTGAAGCACAGTTCTCTCCACTTTCTGATTCTGGACGCATGCTTAGCAAGTGCGGGAAATGTCTGAGATACATGAAGTACATATCTAGCTTGCCATCACGGCTATTCTGTGGTACATGTGAGGAAGTATATTATGTTCCTCAAAAGGGCACAATCAAG CTGTACAAGGAAATAACTTGTCCTCTGGACAACTTTGagcttttaatattttccaTGGCTGGTCCAGATGGCAAATCTTTCCCTCTCTGCCCATACTGTTATAACAATCCTCCGTTTGAAGGTATAGACACATTATTTGGTGCCAGCAAAGCAGGCAGTACTGGCAAACTGGGTAAAGGTGCTGGCATGCCGTGTTTCATGTGTCCTCACCCTACCTGCCGGCATTCATTAATTGCGCAAGGTGTTTGTGCTTGTCCAGAATGTAGTGGGACACTTGTCCTCGACCCTGTCAGTGCTCCTAAATGGAGACTTTACTGCAACATGTGCAATTGCCTGGTTTTCCTTCCTGAAGGTGCTCATCGGATAACCACAACTCGAGAACGCTGTGTGGAATGTGAATCCACTATCTTAGAAGTGGACTTCAATAAGAAAACAACACCTTTAAAAGATGGAGCCACCTTGTATACTGGGTGCATTCTTTGTGATGATCTGCTGCACTCCATGATTGAGATGAAGCATggaaaatcattttttaaacgGACTGGAGGAAGGGGAAGAGGGAGGGGCAGAGGGAGAGgacatagctcaagaggaagaGGTGGCAGGAAACTACAGGATCCAAAAATGAGTTTTCGAGATTTTTGA
- the LOC108196328 gene encoding DNA topoisomerase 3-beta isoform X3: MNNLVAPNRDEALAVDARQEIDLKVGVAFTRFQTSYFQGKYGNLDSSVISYGPCQTPTLGFCVQRYLQINTFKPEKFWAVHPYIIHNGYELKLEWERIRLFDPDVAEMFRVLIVDDGLVEVTGISEKQETKVRPSGLNTVNLLKVASSSLGFGPQLAMQLAERLYTQGFISYPRTESTAYPSSFDYRGALEVLKNNSVFGSHVQTLLANGYVKPRSGTDVGDHPPITPMRSASEDMLGYDAWRVYQYVCQHFLGTLSPDCKYIRTKIDFSVAGESFYCSGQNVTVKGFTSLMPWLAVSEKSLPRLSKGEKIELTKVELYEGNTAPPDYLSESELISLMEKNGIGTDASIPVHINNISERNYVQVQAGRRLIPTALGVSLIRGYQCIDPDLCLPDIRSFIEKQITLVSKGQADYSLVVRHVLAQFQQKFSYFVKKIENMDSLFEAQFSPLSDSGRMLSKCGKCLRYMKYISSLPSRLFCGTCEEVYYVPQKGTIKLYKEITCPLDNFELLIFSMAGPDGKSFPLCPYCYNNPPFEGIDTLFGASKAGSTGKLGKGAGMPCFMCPHPTCRHSLIAQGVCACPECSGTLVLDPVSAPKWRLYCNMCNCLVFLPEGAHRITTTRERCVECESTILEVDFNKKTTPLKDGATLYTGCILCDDLLHSMIEMKHGKSFFKRTGGRGRGRGRGRGHSSRGRGGRKLQDPKMSFRDF, encoded by the exons ATGAACAACCTTGTTGCACCCAACAGAGACGAGGCCTTGGCTGTCGATGCTCGCCAGGAAATAGATTTGAAAGTCGGCGTTGCATTTACTCGATTTCAGACCAGCTATTTCCAAGGAAAATACGGAAATCTTGATTCAAGTGTTATCTC CTATGGGCCTTGCCAAACTCCTACACTTGGATTTTGTGTGCAACGTTACCTTCAAATAAATACATTCAAGCCAGAAAAGTTTTGGGCCGTGCATCCTTACATTATTCACAACGGATATGAGCTTAAGTTAGAATGGGAGCGTATCAGATTGTTTGACCCGGAT GTTGCAGAGATGTTTCGAGTTTTAATAGTGGACGATGGACTTGTTGAAGTTACTGGCATTTCAGAAAAGCAGGAGACCAAAGTTCGCCCTTCTGGCCTTAATACAGTTAACCTTTTGAAG GTTGCTTCAAGTTCGTTAGGCTTTGGTCCTCAATTAGCTATGCAACTAGCTGAGCGTTTGTATACTCAAGGTTTTATCAG CTATCCACGTACTGAGAGCACTGCGTATCCTTCATCATTTGATTATAGAGGAGCACTAGAAGTACTAAAGAACAATTCAGTTTTTGGTTCTCATGTGCAGACGCTACTAGCTAATGGCTACGTCAAGCCACGCTCAGGGACTGATGTAGGTGACCACCCTCCCATAACTCCAATGCGGTCAGCTTCGGAGGATATGCTAGGATATGATGCTTGGAGAGTATACCAGTATGTCTGTCAACATTTTCTTGGTACCTTATCTCCTGATTGCAAATATATCAG AACCAAAATTGATTTTTCAGTTGCTGGAGAATCCTTTTACTGCTCAGGGCAGAATGTTACAGTTAAAGGATTCACATCACTCATGCCCTGGTTGGCAGTAAGTGAGAAAAGTCTTCCTCGGCTTTCTAAAGGGGAGAAAATAGAACTTACAAAAGTTGAGTTGTATGAG GGAAACACAGCGCCTCCAGACTACCTTAGTGAGAGTGAGCTGATCTCCTTAATGGAGAAGAATGGAATTGGGACAGACGCATCAATTCCTGTACATATTAACAACATTAGTGAACGGAATTACGTCCAG GTACAGGCTGGAAGAAGGTTGATTCCAACTGCCTTGGGTGTCAGCTTAATAAGGGGCTACCAATGTATTGATCCAGATCTTTGTTTACCCGACATTAGGAGTTTTATAGAGAAACAGATAACCCTTGTGTCTAAAGGCCAGGCTGACTATTCTCTTGTTGTGCGGCATGTACTAGCCCAATTCCAGCAAAAGTTTAGTTACTTTGTGAAGAAG ATTGAAAACATGGATTCACTGTTTGAAGCACAGTTCTCTCCACTTTCTGATTCTGGACGCATGCTTAGCAAGTGCGGGAAATGTCTGAGATACATGAAGTACATATCTAGCTTGCCATCACGGCTATTCTGTGGTACATGTGAGGAAGTATATTATGTTCCTCAAAAGGGCACAATCAAG CTGTACAAGGAAATAACTTGTCCTCTGGACAACTTTGagcttttaatattttccaTGGCTGGTCCAGATGGCAAATCTTTCCCTCTCTGCCCATACTGTTATAACAATCCTCCGTTTGAAGGTATAGACACATTATTTGGTGCCAGCAAAGCAGGCAGTACTGGCAAACTGGGTAAAGGTGCTGGCATGCCGTGTTTCATGTGTCCTCACCCTACCTGCCGGCATTCATTAATTGCGCAAGGTGTTTGTGCTTGTCCAGAATGTAGTGGGACACTTGTCCTCGACCCTGTCAGTGCTCCTAAATGGAGACTTTACTGCAACATGTGCAATTGCCTGGTTTTCCTTCCTGAAGGTGCTCATCGGATAACCACAACTCGAGAACGCTGTGTGGAATGTGAATCCACTATCTTAGAAGTGGACTTCAATAAGAAAACAACACCTTTAAAAGATGGAGCCACCTTGTATACTGGGTGCATTCTTTGTGATGATCTGCTGCACTCCATGATTGAGATGAAGCATggaaaatcattttttaaacgGACTGGAGGAAGGGGAAGAGGGAGGGGCAGAGGGAGAGgacatagctcaagaggaagaGGTGGCAGGAAACTACAGGATCCAAAAATGAGTTTTCGAGATTTTTGA
- the LOC108194602 gene encoding uncharacterized protein LOC108194602 produces MKLQFLELKQWNLSVAEYETKFSELSRFVPHHVDTYEKRALRFQQGLKPWILNRVAVFELTNYATLVQKAVIVKKESELYNRERNDNKRKAPQFERSQGKKLWNQKVKKPFVNKEFRKEGNLRMGNREAREECQRSKPAQSAHLLQGRPPLPECKTCGKKHPAPCYQESVTCFLCGQKGHIASRFMQKLGIDLIALVEPMNIETANQDTISVDRVCPDCEVMIQKQLFIVDLIPFKLGEFDVILRMDWLTRYDA; encoded by the exons ATGAAGCTCCAGTTTCTAGAACTTAAGCAATGGAATCTATCTGTGGCTGAATACGAGACCAAATTTTCAGAACTTTCAAGGTTTGTGCCACATCATGTTGATACATATGAGAAAAGGGCGCTTCGTTTCCAACAAGGGCTGAAACCTTGGATTCTGAATAGGGTAGCTGTCTTTGAACTTACTAACTACGCAACTCTGGTCCAGAAAGCTGTTATTGTGAAAAAAGAGAGCGAACTCTATAACCGTGAAAGAAATGACAATAAGCGTAAGGCTCCTCAATTTGAACGAAGTCAAGGGAAGAAGTTGTGGAATCAAAAAGTTAAGAAACCTTTTGTTAACAAGGAATTCCGGAAGGAGGGGAATCTTCGGATGGGTAACCGAGAAGCTCGTGAAGAATGTCAGAGGTCTAAGCCAGCACAGTCTGCGCACCTACTTCAGGGAAGACCACCCCTACCAGAGTGCAAAACATGTGGGAAAAAACATCCGGCTCCGTGCTATCAGGAATCTGTTACTTGTTTTCTTTGTGGACAGAAAGGTCACATTGCTTCCAG ATTCATGCAAAAGTTGGGAATTGATCTGATAGCCTTAGTGGAACCTATGAATATAGAGACAGCGAATCAAGATACTATTTCCGTGGATCGAGTGTGTCCTGATTGTGAAGTAATGATTCAGAAACAACTTTTCATTGTAGATTTAATTCCTTTTAAGTTAGGAGAATTTGATGTGATTTTGAGGATGGATTGGTTAACGCGCTATGATGCTTAG
- the LOC108196328 gene encoding DNA topoisomerase 3-beta isoform X1, translating into MAPKVLMVAEKPSIAHSIATALSAGQMSSRRGSTEVHEFEAMFQGFKAHYKVTSVIGHVFSVDFPAAYQDWTATDPLTLFQAPVLKTESNPKAHIRKHLSQEARGCGHLVLWLDCDREGENICFEVIDCTGFHTTDDRKIYRARFSSVTEKDIKKAMNNLVAPNRDEALAVDARQEIDLKVGVAFTRFQTSYFQGKYGNLDSSVISYGPCQTPTLGFCVQRYLQINTFKPEKFWAVHPYIIHNGYELKLEWERIRLFDPDVAEMFRVLIVDDGLVEVTGISEKQETKVRPSGLNTVNLLKVASSSLGFGPQLAMQLAERLYTQGFISYPRTESTAYPSSFDYRGALEVLKNNSVFGSHVQTLLANGYVKPRSGTDVGDHPPITPMRSASEDMLGYDAWRVYQYVCQHFLGTLSPDCKYIRTKIDFSVAGESFYCSGQNVTVKGFTSLMPWLAVSEKSLPRLSKGEKIELTKVELYEGNTAPPDYLSESELISLMEKNGIGTDASIPVHINNISERNYVQVQAGRRLIPTALGVSLIRGYQCIDPDLCLPDIRSFIEKQITLVSKGQADYSLVVRHVLAQFQQKFSYFVKKIENMDSLFEAQFSPLSDSGRMLSKCGKCLRYMKYISSLPSRLFCGTCEEVYYVPQKGTIKLYKEITCPLDNFELLIFSMAGPDGKSFPLCPYCYNNPPFEGIDTLFGASKAGSTGKLGKGAGMPCFMCPHPTCRHSLIAQGVCACPECSGTLVLDPVSAPKWRLYCNMCNCLVFLPEGAHRITTTRERCVECESTILEVDFNKKTTPLKDGATLYTGCILCDDLLHSMIEMKHGKSFFKRTGGRGRGRGRGRGHSSRGRGGRKLQDPKMSFRDF; encoded by the exons ATGGCCCCCAAAGTTCTAATG GTAGCAGAGAAGCCTAGCATCGCTCACTCAATCGCAACTGCACTCTCTGCTGGTCAA ATGTCGAGTCGGAGGGGGAGTACGGAGGTGCATGAGTTTGAAGCTATGTTTCAAGGGTTTAAAGCGCATTATAAAGTGACGTCTGTCATTGGTCATGTTTTCAG TGTAGATTTTCCAGCCGCTTATCAAGATTGGACAGCAACGGACCCTCTTACACTTTTCCAAGCACCTGTGTTGAAGACAGAATCAAATCCAAAG GCTCATATCCGTAAACATTTAAGTCAAGAAGCTCGTGGCTGTGGACATTTAGTATTATGGTTAGATTGTGATCGTGAAGGAgaaaatatatgttttgaag tCATTGACTGCACTGGATTTCATACAACCGATGACAGAAAAATTTATCGTGCGCGTTTTTCTTCTGTAACTGAAAAAGACATTAAAAAGGCAATGAACAACCTTGTTGCACCCAACAGAGACGAGGCCTTGGCTGTCGATGCTCGCCAGGAAATAGATTTGAAAGTCGGCGTTGCATTTACTCGATTTCAGACCAGCTATTTCCAAGGAAAATACGGAAATCTTGATTCAAGTGTTATCTC CTATGGGCCTTGCCAAACTCCTACACTTGGATTTTGTGTGCAACGTTACCTTCAAATAAATACATTCAAGCCAGAAAAGTTTTGGGCCGTGCATCCTTACATTATTCACAACGGATATGAGCTTAAGTTAGAATGGGAGCGTATCAGATTGTTTGACCCGGAT GTTGCAGAGATGTTTCGAGTTTTAATAGTGGACGATGGACTTGTTGAAGTTACTGGCATTTCAGAAAAGCAGGAGACCAAAGTTCGCCCTTCTGGCCTTAATACAGTTAACCTTTTGAAG GTTGCTTCAAGTTCGTTAGGCTTTGGTCCTCAATTAGCTATGCAACTAGCTGAGCGTTTGTATACTCAAGGTTTTATCAG CTATCCACGTACTGAGAGCACTGCGTATCCTTCATCATTTGATTATAGAGGAGCACTAGAAGTACTAAAGAACAATTCAGTTTTTGGTTCTCATGTGCAGACGCTACTAGCTAATGGCTACGTCAAGCCACGCTCAGGGACTGATGTAGGTGACCACCCTCCCATAACTCCAATGCGGTCAGCTTCGGAGGATATGCTAGGATATGATGCTTGGAGAGTATACCAGTATGTCTGTCAACATTTTCTTGGTACCTTATCTCCTGATTGCAAATATATCAG AACCAAAATTGATTTTTCAGTTGCTGGAGAATCCTTTTACTGCTCAGGGCAGAATGTTACAGTTAAAGGATTCACATCACTCATGCCCTGGTTGGCAGTAAGTGAGAAAAGTCTTCCTCGGCTTTCTAAAGGGGAGAAAATAGAACTTACAAAAGTTGAGTTGTATGAG GGAAACACAGCGCCTCCAGACTACCTTAGTGAGAGTGAGCTGATCTCCTTAATGGAGAAGAATGGAATTGGGACAGACGCATCAATTCCTGTACATATTAACAACATTAGTGAACGGAATTACGTCCAG GTACAGGCTGGAAGAAGGTTGATTCCAACTGCCTTGGGTGTCAGCTTAATAAGGGGCTACCAATGTATTGATCCAGATCTTTGTTTACCCGACATTAGGAGTTTTATAGAGAAACAGATAACCCTTGTGTCTAAAGGCCAGGCTGACTATTCTCTTGTTGTGCGGCATGTACTAGCCCAATTCCAGCAAAAGTTTAGTTACTTTGTGAAGAAG ATTGAAAACATGGATTCACTGTTTGAAGCACAGTTCTCTCCACTTTCTGATTCTGGACGCATGCTTAGCAAGTGCGGGAAATGTCTGAGATACATGAAGTACATATCTAGCTTGCCATCACGGCTATTCTGTGGTACATGTGAGGAAGTATATTATGTTCCTCAAAAGGGCACAATCAAG CTGTACAAGGAAATAACTTGTCCTCTGGACAACTTTGagcttttaatattttccaTGGCTGGTCCAGATGGCAAATCTTTCCCTCTCTGCCCATACTGTTATAACAATCCTCCGTTTGAAGGTATAGACACATTATTTGGTGCCAGCAAAGCAGGCAGTACTGGCAAACTGGGTAAAGGTGCTGGCATGCCGTGTTTCATGTGTCCTCACCCTACCTGCCGGCATTCATTAATTGCGCAAGGTGTTTGTGCTTGTCCAGAATGTAGTGGGACACTTGTCCTCGACCCTGTCAGTGCTCCTAAATGGAGACTTTACTGCAACATGTGCAATTGCCTGGTTTTCCTTCCTGAAGGTGCTCATCGGATAACCACAACTCGAGAACGCTGTGTGGAATGTGAATCCACTATCTTAGAAGTGGACTTCAATAAGAAAACAACACCTTTAAAAGATGGAGCCACCTTGTATACTGGGTGCATTCTTTGTGATGATCTGCTGCACTCCATGATTGAGATGAAGCATggaaaatcattttttaaacgGACTGGAGGAAGGGGAAGAGGGAGGGGCAGAGGGAGAGgacatagctcaagaggaagaGGTGGCAGGAAACTACAGGATCCAAAAATGAGTTTTCGAGATTTTTGA
- the LOC108196857 gene encoding probable inactive purple acid phosphatase 1 — protein MVHALGFTLLAILGVIGTLQEVTSHGGHPLSRIAVHKAELAIDELAYVKASPTILGLKGQNSEWVTLEYSIPNPSIDDWIGVFSPANFSASTCPLENPRSYPPALCTAPVKYQYANYSSPKYKDNGKGSLKLLMVNQRSDFSFAVFKGGLLNPKLVAVSNVVSYANPNAPVYPRLAQGKEWNEMTVTWTSGYGISDAEPFVQWGQQGEEQTRTPAVTLTFDRKTMCGAPARTVGWRDPGFIHTSFLKELWPNSMYTYKLGHKLFNGTYIWSHTYRFKSSPYPGQNSLQQVVIFGDMGKEEADGSNEYNDFQHGALKTTKQLIKELKDTDIVFHIGDLSYASGYLSQWDQFTSQVEPIASAVPYMVASGNHERDWPDSGSFYNTMDSGGECGVPAETMFYVPAENRANFWYSTDYGMFRFCVADTEHDWREGTEQYKFIEHCLASVDRQKQPWLIFLAHRVLGYSSTSFYADEGSFAEPMGRESLQILWQKYKVDIALYGHAHNYERTCPIYQNICTSKEKKNYKGSLNGTIHVVAGGGGASLTEFSSIQTQWSIFKDVDYGYVKLTAFDHQNMLFEYKKSSDGRVHDSFTISRDYRDILACTKDSCPATTSAS, from the exons ATGGTGCATGCTCTTGGTTTCACTTTGCTAGCAATTTTAGGGGTTATCGGGACCTTACAAGAAGTGACATCACATGGAGGTCATCCTCTATCGAGAATAGCAGTTCACAAAGCAGAACTTGCTATTGATGAGCTTGCTTATGTCAAAGCATCTCCTACAATTCTTGGATTGAAA GGTCAGAACTCGGAGTGGGTTACACTTGAATATAGCATTCCAAATCCTTCAATTGATGATTGGATTGGAGTGTTTTCCCCTGCTAATTTCAG CGCGTCCACGTGCCCTCTTGAAAATCCTAGAAGTTATCCTCCGGCATTATGCACTGCTCCTGTTAAG TACCAATATGCAAATTATAGTAGCCCAAAGTACAAAGATAATGGAAAAGGATCTTTGAAGCTTCTAATGGTCAATCAACGATCAGACTTTTCTTTTGCAGTATTTAAGGGCGGATTGTTAAAT CCAAAGCTAGTGGCAGTGTCAAATGTTGTTTCCTATGCGAACCCAAATGCTCCTGTTTATCCACGCCTTGCTCAAGGAAAGGAGTGGAATGAA ATGACAGTAACATGGACTAGCGGATATGGGATCAGTGATGCGGAACCATTTGTTCAGTGGGGTCAGCAAGGAGAAGAACAGACACGTACTCCAGCAGTGACATTGACTTTTGACCGTAAAACTATGTGTG GTGCACCAGCAAGAACCGTAGGGTGGCGGGATCCTGGATTCATCCATACCAGCTTTTTGAAGGAGTTGTGGCCCAATTCAAT GTACACCTACAAGCTGGGGCATAAATTGTTCAATGGAACATATATCTGGAGCCATACGTATCGGTTCAAATCATCTCCATATCCTGGTCAAAACTCTCTACAGCAAGTAGTCATATTTGGTGACATGGGAAAG GAGGAGGCTGATGGATCCAATGAATATAATGATTTCCAACATGGGGCCTTAAAGACTACCAAACAGCttataaaagaattaaaagacacCGACATTGTCTTCCACATAGGAGATCTCAGTTATGCCAGTGGCTATCTGTCACAGTGGGATCAGTTTACGTCTCAGGTTGAACCAATTGCCTCTGCAGTACCCTATATGGTAGCAAG CGGAAACCATGAGCGCGACTGGCCAGATTCAGGATCCTTCTACAATACCATGGATTCAGGAGGAGAATGTGGTGTCCCCGCTGAGACTATGTTCTACGTTCCTGCTGAGAACAGAGCTAACTTCTG GTACTCAACAGACTATGGCATGTTCCGTTTCTGTGTTGCTGATACAGAACATGATTGGAGAGAGGGAACAGAACAGTATAAATTCATTGAACACTGCCTGGCATCTGTGGATAGGCAGAAGCAACCATGGTTGATTTTTCTTGCCCATCGCGTGTTAGGTTATTCTTCTACATCTTTTTATGCTGATGAAGGATCATTTGCTGAACCAATGGGAAGGGAGAGCCTTCAGATACTCTGGCAGAAGTACAAGGTTGATATAGCCTTGTATGGCCATGCACATAATTACGAAAGAACATGTCCAATCTACCAG AATATATGCACAAGCAAAGAGAAAAAGAATTACAAGGGCTCCTTAAATGGAACAATACATGTGGTTGCTGGAGGCGGAGGAGCTAGCCTTACCGAATTCAGCTCCATTCAGACCCAGTGGAGTATTTTCAAGGATGTGGATTATGGATATGTAAAACTTACCGCGTTTGACCATCAAAACATGTTATTTGAATACAAAAAGAGCAGTGATGGGAGAGTTCATGATTCCTTTACAATATCCCGCGATTACAGAGACATCTTGGCCTGCACAAAGGATAGCTGCCCAGCTACCACGTCAGCATCTTGA